In Temnothorax longispinosus isolate EJ_2023e chromosome 10, Tlon_JGU_v1, whole genome shotgun sequence, a single window of DNA contains:
- the LOC139821142 gene encoding odorant receptor 4-like isoform X4, with translation MDYMVDWMSAVLIVSGSLSNLYTRIIHVDKFRELFERMSKDWALQKTHDEAKIMHEHAKTSRLFTLCYLSLSYIILAIYITWMLTPDVLDIISPMNESRPRRQPIDIQFFVNEEYLYIVRYHTCFLLIIIPFIYVGCSTLFVTVTQHVCGMCKLMGNRAERIFFVAENDTAYDLIQESQSYGNLAVFVRQHDNVIQFVDIIETCHTVPFLMELTGMVFLMSLTLIEVLTISSNNFERTFRSVSVAIIGQSYIFMYCYMGQRVTDVSSSICEKIFNSTWYDAVVTKQKALLMIMMRRYHPLILTACKLYVMSLQNFGMTLQTAISYCMFIRQI, from the exons ATGGACTATATGGTGGATTGGATGTCGGCGGTTTTAATTGTATCGGGTAGCCTGAGCAACTTGTACACACGTATCATACACGTGGACAAA TTTAGAGAATTATTCGAGCGTATGTCGAAAGACTGGGCGTTGCAAAAGACACACGATGAGGCCAAGATTATGCACGAGCATGCTAAGACCTCAAGATTATTCACTCTCTGTTATCTAA GCCTGTCGTATATAATTCTAGCGATATACATCACGTGGATGTTGACACCGGATGTCCTCGACATTATATCGCCTATGAACGAATCTCGCCCGCGGAGGCAACCTAttgatattcaattttttgttaatgaaGAGTATTTGTACATCGTTCGGTACCACACGTGTTTTTTACTTATCATCATACCTTTTATTTATGTCGGCTGTTCCACTCTATTTGTGACTGTCACGCAACACGTTTGCGGAATGTGCAAGTTGATGgg GAATCGTGCGGAACGCATATTTTTCGTTGCTGAAAACGATACGGCGTATGATTTAATTCAAGAGTCGCAAAGTTACGGAAACTTGGCCGTTTTTGTGCGGCAGCATGACAACGTTATAca ATTCGTTGATATAATCGAGACTTGTCACACAGTACCGTTTCTAATGGAACTCACAGGAATGGTTTTTTTGATGAGTCTTACATTAATCGAG GTACTAACAATCTCCAGTAACAATTTCGAACGAACTTTTAGATCCGTCAGTGTCGCCATTATAGGACAGAGCTATATATTCATGTATTGTTATATGGGACAAAGAGTCACGGATGTGAGTTCGAGTATATGTGAGAAAAT ATTCAACTCGACATGGTATGACGCAGTTGTTACAAAGCAGAAGGCATTGTTAATGATAATGATGCGACGCTATCATCCGCTTATCTTGACCGCCTGTAAACTTTATGTGATGTCCTTACAGAATTTCGGAATG ACACTTCAAACAGCAATCTCCTATTGCATGTTCATCAGACAAATCTGA
- the LOC139821142 gene encoding uncharacterized protein isoform X2, protein MEHSEEHYYKLNRFLLSLIGLSPYQSKRRARLIRAVLTVTILISIGSLINSILITSDVTMDYMVDWMSAVLIVSGSLSNLYTRIIHVDKFRELFERMSKDWALQKTHDEAKIMHEHAKTSRLFTLCYLSLSYIILAIYITWMLTPDVLDIISPMNESRPRRQPIDIQFFVNEEYLYIVRYHTCFLLIIIPFIYVGCSTLFVTVTQHVCGMCKLMGNRAERIFFVAENDTAYDLIQESQSYGNLAVFVRQHDNVIQFVDIIETCHTVPFLMELTGMVFLMSLTLIEVLTISSNNFERTFRSVSVAIIGQSYIFMYCYMGQRVTDVSSSICEKIFNSTWYDAVVTKQKALLMIMMRRYHPLILTACKLYVMSLQNFGMTLQTAISYCMFIRQI, encoded by the exons ATGGAACATTCCGAGGAGCATTACTACAAATTGAATCGATTTCTTCTGTCGCTTATCGGACTATCTCCTTATCAAAGCAAACGGAGAGCTCGTTTAATAAGAGCTGTTTTAACGGTCACCATACTAATAAGTATAGGTTCTCTG ATTAATAGCATACTTATTACATCTGACGTCACTATGGACTATATGGTGGATTGGATGTCGGCGGTTTTAATTGTATCGGGTAGCCTGAGCAACTTGTACACACGTATCATACACGTGGACAAA TTTAGAGAATTATTCGAGCGTATGTCGAAAGACTGGGCGTTGCAAAAGACACACGATGAGGCCAAGATTATGCACGAGCATGCTAAGACCTCAAGATTATTCACTCTCTGTTATCTAA GCCTGTCGTATATAATTCTAGCGATATACATCACGTGGATGTTGACACCGGATGTCCTCGACATTATATCGCCTATGAACGAATCTCGCCCGCGGAGGCAACCTAttgatattcaattttttgttaatgaaGAGTATTTGTACATCGTTCGGTACCACACGTGTTTTTTACTTATCATCATACCTTTTATTTATGTCGGCTGTTCCACTCTATTTGTGACTGTCACGCAACACGTTTGCGGAATGTGCAAGTTGATGgg GAATCGTGCGGAACGCATATTTTTCGTTGCTGAAAACGATACGGCGTATGATTTAATTCAAGAGTCGCAAAGTTACGGAAACTTGGCCGTTTTTGTGCGGCAGCATGACAACGTTATAca ATTCGTTGATATAATCGAGACTTGTCACACAGTACCGTTTCTAATGGAACTCACAGGAATGGTTTTTTTGATGAGTCTTACATTAATCGAG GTACTAACAATCTCCAGTAACAATTTCGAACGAACTTTTAGATCCGTCAGTGTCGCCATTATAGGACAGAGCTATATATTCATGTATTGTTATATGGGACAAAGAGTCACGGATGTGAGTTCGAGTATATGTGAGAAAAT ATTCAACTCGACATGGTATGACGCAGTTGTTACAAAGCAGAAGGCATTGTTAATGATAATGATGCGACGCTATCATCCGCTTATCTTGACCGCCTGTAAACTTTATGTGATGTCCTTACAGAATTTCGGAATG ACACTTCAAACAGCAATCTCCTATTGCATGTTCATCAGACAAATCTGA